One genomic region from Solanum stenotomum isolate F172 unplaced genomic scaffold, ASM1918654v1 scaffold33061, whole genome shotgun sequence encodes:
- the LOC125852235 gene encoding uncharacterized protein LOC125852235, with translation MAISTKLCLNLSPQPPPTSNYNHNNNLIPPPSQVSWQRKEKSWKNQCALGMACVVIIGLEFDSSILGNQESTIAIAGDMQIQYVAGKSIQKWSEKRSCPPWNVNSLETIVPENLPRPVTRRRWENVDYNTTAQSAPEVKLVTKFSKGCFTM, from the exons ATGGCTATTTCAACAAAGCTATGCCTCAATCTCTCCCCACAACCTCCTCCTACTTCTaattataatcataataataactTAATTCCTCCACCCTCTCAAGTTTCTTG GCAACGAAAAGAAAAATCATGGAAAAATCAATGTGCATTAGGGATGGCATGTGTTGTAATTATTGGATTAGAATTTGACAGCTCAATTTTAGGTAATCAAGAAAGTACGATTGCGATCGCCGGAGACATGCAAATACAATATGTCGCCGGAAAATCAATACAAAAATGGAGTGAGAAAAGATCGTGTCCACCGTGGAACGTGAACTCGTTAGAAACCATCGTGCCGGAAAACCTACCGAGGCCGGTGACTCGCCGGAGATGGGAAAACGTTGATTATAATACTACTGCTCAATCTGCACCTGAAGTGAAATTAGTGACAAAATTTAGTAAAGGGTGTTTCACTATGTGA